A single region of the Pseudomonas sp. B21-023 genome encodes:
- a CDS encoding carbohydrate kinase: MYLVCGEALFDVFSLENSTRSSELGFTAIAGGSPFNVAVGLRRLGVASALFGGLSSDYLGARLRRVLEEERVDCRYVVTSDAPTTLAMVGLDADGSAQYQFRGEGCADRQVKLEHLPLLDERVRGLHVGSYTLVVQPVADTLMALVERERDRRLISLDPNVRLNPQPDVALWRRQVEAFAGHAHVIKASEEDIALLYPGREPRDVARGWLNERCRLVFITHGADGASVHCAHGSWQRPADTSLPVSDTVGAGDTFQAAVLAYLARLGADSPTGVATLPHKTIDSILAYAIHAAAITCSRTGPNLPFEHELPPTF, encoded by the coding sequence ATGTACCTGGTGTGTGGCGAGGCCCTGTTCGATGTCTTCAGCCTGGAAAACAGCACCCGCAGCAGCGAGCTGGGGTTTACCGCGATTGCCGGCGGATCGCCGTTCAACGTGGCCGTCGGCCTGCGCCGGTTGGGCGTGGCGTCGGCGTTGTTTGGCGGGTTGTCCAGCGACTACCTCGGTGCTCGGCTACGCCGGGTGCTGGAAGAGGAACGGGTGGACTGCCGCTATGTGGTGACCAGCGATGCGCCGACCACACTGGCCATGGTCGGGCTGGATGCCGATGGCTCGGCGCAGTATCAGTTTCGCGGTGAAGGGTGTGCGGATCGGCAGGTGAAACTGGAGCATCTGCCGCTGCTGGATGAGCGTGTGCGGGGGTTGCATGTGGGCTCGTACACCCTGGTGGTGCAGCCCGTGGCCGATACGCTGATGGCGCTGGTGGAGCGCGAGCGGGACCGGCGACTGATCAGCCTTGATCCGAATGTACGGCTTAATCCGCAGCCGGATGTGGCGTTGTGGCGGCGGCAGGTCGAGGCGTTTGCCGGGCATGCGCATGTGATCAAGGCCAGTGAGGAAGACATCGCCTTGCTCTACCCAGGCCGGGAGCCTCGTGACGTGGCCCGTGGCTGGCTCAACGAGCGCTGCCGACTGGTTTTCATCACCCATGGAGCAGATGGAGCCAGCGTGCATTGCGCACATGGCTCATGGCAGCGCCCAGCAGATACCTCGTTGCCAGTAAGCGACACCGTAGGCGCCGGTGACACCTTCCAAGCCGCCGTGCTCGCCTACCTGGCTCGCCTAGGAGCAGACAGCCCAACCGGTGTGGCGACGCTCCCCCATAAAACCATCGATTCAATCCTCGCCTACGCAATCCATGCCGCAGCAATCACCTGCTCCCGAACAGGCCCGAACCTGCCCTTTGAGCATGAACTACCACCGACATTCTGA
- the hxsD gene encoding His-Xaa-Ser system protein HxsD — MTWPVILKLDSAAYSLSVVQRTAYALADTVAIQIGIEADQISLTAFPAKTKVMLPQEQAHSLILQHLNDFALRDHINRETAGLREVLARAALAGCGVSR, encoded by the coding sequence ATGACATGGCCAGTCATTCTGAAACTCGACAGCGCAGCCTATTCCCTCAGCGTGGTGCAACGAACCGCTTACGCCTTGGCTGACACAGTCGCGATTCAGATCGGCATTGAAGCTGACCAGATCAGCCTCACTGCCTTCCCTGCTAAAACGAAAGTCATGCTGCCTCAGGAGCAGGCACATTCGCTGATCCTCCAGCATTTAAATGACTTTGCCCTACGTGATCACATCAATCGTGAGACAGCTGGGTTGCGTGAGGTGCTGGCTCGAGCAGCGCTTGCTGGATGCGGGGTTTCGCGGTGA
- the hxsB gene encoding His-Xaa-Ser system radical SAM maturase HxsB has translation MTLIATDANGYRLLPFRFMRLNTANDPDILLTSDTGEYLYVDDAQLRALSYFDIEAGTSFYKDLLARHFIYEPTRHDPFPEMAAQYRSRKDFLFQGPALHLFVVTLRCNHTCQYCQVSRAPLGGSGHDLSEADALAAVDRLFESNAPALTVEFQGGEPLLAFERVRQIVEWVATRNLVEQRDIQFVITTTLHHLTDEVLDFAKQHSIQFSTSLDGPAPLHNANRPTPSRDSYERTVEGIKRVREHLGHDAVSALTTLTSRSLEQPEAIIDEYVKQGFSSISLRPLSPYGFASKSAHRLDYPIEQYLTFYTKALAYMLKINQQGTYLSESYTSLLLKNILTPFSSGYVDLRSPAGAGTAALVYNYDGYVYPSDEARMLLEMGEDGLRLGTVQQPLSELLASPVMEALLASGVAEALPGCSDCALVPYCGADPVEHYARQGDPIGHRLFSSFCKKNMGLLKHLFALLRDGDDNVQRVLLSWLNRRSYSDVRFPGYRG, from the coding sequence GTGACATTGATTGCGACCGACGCTAACGGCTACCGTCTGCTGCCCTTTCGCTTCATGCGCCTGAACACCGCAAATGACCCGGACATTTTGCTCACCTCCGATACAGGCGAGTATCTGTACGTGGACGACGCGCAGTTACGGGCCCTCAGTTACTTCGACATAGAAGCAGGCACATCTTTTTACAAGGACCTGCTAGCTCGCCATTTCATCTACGAACCGACACGCCACGATCCTTTTCCCGAAATGGCGGCGCAGTATCGCAGCCGCAAGGACTTTCTTTTCCAGGGGCCAGCCCTGCACTTGTTCGTTGTAACGCTACGCTGTAACCACACCTGCCAGTACTGCCAAGTTTCGCGCGCACCGCTGGGTGGCTCGGGCCATGACTTATCGGAAGCGGATGCACTCGCTGCCGTTGATCGCTTGTTCGAATCGAACGCTCCCGCGCTGACGGTAGAGTTCCAGGGCGGCGAGCCACTTCTGGCCTTCGAACGTGTACGCCAGATTGTCGAATGGGTAGCTACACGAAACCTAGTCGAGCAACGGGATATTCAGTTCGTCATAACCACAACGCTGCACCACCTGACGGACGAAGTACTCGACTTCGCAAAACAGCACAGCATCCAGTTCTCGACTTCCCTCGATGGACCGGCGCCCTTGCACAATGCCAACCGCCCGACACCTTCACGGGACTCTTACGAGCGCACCGTGGAAGGCATCAAACGGGTCCGGGAGCATCTTGGACACGACGCAGTCTCCGCGCTGACAACGTTGACCTCTCGAAGCCTTGAACAGCCTGAAGCTATCATCGACGAATACGTAAAGCAGGGTTTTTCCAGCATTTCACTTCGACCTCTCAGCCCTTACGGGTTTGCTTCCAAGAGTGCACATCGCCTTGACTATCCGATTGAGCAGTACCTGACCTTCTACACGAAGGCGCTGGCCTATATGCTGAAGATCAACCAGCAAGGGACCTACCTGTCGGAGAGCTACACCAGCTTGCTGCTGAAGAACATCCTGACGCCCTTCTCATCCGGCTATGTCGACCTGCGCTCACCCGCCGGCGCGGGTACAGCGGCGCTGGTCTACAACTATGACGGTTACGTCTACCCGTCGGACGAGGCTCGGATGCTGCTGGAGATGGGCGAGGACGGTTTAAGGTTGGGCACAGTCCAGCAACCCTTGTCAGAACTTTTGGCCTCACCCGTTATGGAGGCGCTACTTGCCAGTGGCGTCGCGGAGGCATTGCCGGGCTGTTCGGATTGCGCATTGGTTCCCTACTGCGGCGCAGACCCGGTCGAACATTATGCTCGCCAAGGTGATCCGATCGGACACCGGTTGTTCAGCAGTTTCTGCAAGAAGAACATGGGGCTGTTAAAGCACTTGTTCGCCTTGCTTCGCGACGGAGATGACAACGTCCAAAGGGTACTGCTGTCCTGGTTGAACAGGCGCTCATACAGCGATGTTCGCTTCCCAGGCTACAGGGGCTAA
- the hxsC gene encoding His-Xaa-Ser system radical SAM maturase HxsC, with amino-acid sequence MLRKDTHFEIQYLHEPKLLKVITLDEFIEQGVAVCAGTAQFNDLLLWLPNEDLERNPHLVSLPVGGFLTPGSLSSPFDNGRLHLHSPKDPDVVQPGDVIAITPGNALVRVLYRRGSDSNLLFMTDRCNSLCLMCSQPPKDIDDRWHIEENLRLIDLMDAGKENLGISGGEPTLYRDGLLEILAKCKTVLPQKSVHVLSNGRLFKDPSWIAALAALGHPQLSWGIPLYADNAVDHDHVVQAPGAFSETVQGLYNLARANQIIEIRVVLSRLTTPRLPELAHYVFRNLPFVRHVALMGIESTGLARKHYEELWIDPLDYQEALSQTAYFLFNRGMPVSIYNLPLCLIPPHLSRFARQSISDWKNLFIDTCQQCAAVKHCSGFFKSYTDRWQSRGVRQLSTEAFSAYARSAQ; translated from the coding sequence ATGCTGCGCAAAGATACCCACTTCGAAATTCAATACCTGCATGAACCAAAGCTGCTCAAGGTCATCACCCTGGATGAGTTCATTGAGCAAGGAGTCGCAGTTTGCGCCGGTACCGCGCAATTCAATGATTTACTACTCTGGCTACCCAACGAAGATCTTGAGCGAAATCCACATCTGGTTTCATTGCCAGTGGGCGGCTTCCTGACCCCAGGGTCACTCTCTAGCCCCTTCGACAACGGCAGGCTACACCTGCATTCCCCCAAAGATCCGGATGTCGTTCAACCTGGCGATGTCATTGCCATTACCCCTGGCAATGCATTGGTAAGAGTGCTCTATCGACGCGGGTCAGACAGTAACCTGCTGTTCATGACGGATCGTTGCAACAGCCTCTGCCTGATGTGCTCGCAACCGCCTAAAGATATCGATGACCGCTGGCATATCGAGGAAAACCTTCGACTGATCGACCTGATGGATGCAGGCAAGGAAAACCTGGGGATCAGCGGCGGAGAGCCCACACTTTATCGTGATGGCCTGCTTGAGATTCTGGCCAAGTGCAAAACCGTTTTGCCACAGAAGTCCGTACACGTGCTCAGCAATGGACGGCTGTTCAAAGATCCAAGCTGGATCGCAGCCCTCGCGGCCCTAGGCCACCCCCAGCTGAGCTGGGGCATTCCGCTGTATGCCGACAACGCAGTCGACCATGACCATGTAGTTCAGGCCCCGGGCGCCTTCAGCGAAACCGTGCAAGGACTCTATAACCTCGCACGCGCTAACCAGATCATTGAGATACGCGTGGTACTCAGTCGCCTGACCACACCACGCTTGCCTGAATTAGCCCATTACGTGTTCAGGAACCTCCCCTTCGTACGGCACGTTGCGTTGATGGGTATCGAAAGTACTGGTCTGGCCAGAAAGCACTATGAGGAGTTGTGGATTGACCCGCTAGATTATCAAGAGGCATTGAGCCAAACCGCCTATTTCCTCTTCAACCGTGGGATGCCGGTTTCGATCTACAACCTGCCCCTGTGCTTGATCCCACCCCACCTCTCACGATTCGCCCGCCAGAGCATCTCCGACTGGAAAAACCTGTTCATCGATACCTGTCAGCAATGCGCTGCCGTCAAACATTGCTCAGGGTTCTTCAAATCCTACACTGACCGCTGGCAGAGCCGCGGCGTACGACAACTATCGACCGAGGCCTTTAGCGCCTATGCAAGGAGTGCACAGTGA
- the hxsA gene encoding His-Xaa-Ser repeat protein HxsA — protein sequence MKLLDRWKILISGITLLPMAGTTLAQAGHTPLADANWQPNDKLQPPVFADTLNATDAVNIYAAHRSHSSHRSHSSHSSHYSGSGGYSAPRYYSPPATSTRSYSAPSTSHSTSGSNSLYQSSGTVPGASPASSKTRATNEQKSNLVKRVQTALMVRQYYQGTIDGVMGKATRGALMAFQMDSALTVNGRMDTPTLNSLGIKIP from the coding sequence GTGAAATTGCTTGACCGCTGGAAAATCCTGATCAGTGGCATCACCTTGTTGCCGATGGCTGGTACCACATTGGCACAGGCGGGCCATACACCGCTTGCCGATGCGAACTGGCAACCGAACGACAAGCTGCAGCCTCCAGTCTTTGCCGATACGCTCAATGCCACAGACGCAGTGAACATTTATGCGGCACATCGCTCGCACAGCTCACATCGGTCCCATAGCTCCCACAGTTCCCATTACAGCGGGTCCGGTGGCTATAGCGCGCCTCGCTACTACAGTCCGCCCGCAACGAGCACGCGGAGCTACAGTGCGCCGAGTACCTCACACAGTACTTCAGGTAGCAATAGCCTTTATCAGTCGTCCGGCACAGTTCCCGGAGCGAGCCCGGCTTCGTCAAAGACACGTGCGACCAACGAACAGAAAAGCAACCTGGTCAAGCGCGTACAGACTGCACTGATGGTTCGCCAGTACTATCAAGGCACAATTGATGGGGTCATGGGCAAGGCTACTCGTGGCGCGTTGATGGCCTTCCAAATGGATAGCGCACTGACCGTGAATGGCAGGATGGATACACCCACTCTCAATTCCCTGGGGATCAAGATTCCATAA